A stretch of Amycolatopsis balhimycina FH 1894 DNA encodes these proteins:
- a CDS encoding APC family permease, with protein sequence MALAPAVPAKGLRDGALGMVSSMVIGMSSTAPAYSIAATLGLIVLAGTGFKAAAFVLLSFVPVLFVAVAFRELNTAEPDCGTNFTWAARAFGPHAGWFTGWVVTVAQLLVMSSQSALTGRYTLLLFGASGAAGNRWVTTAIGAVWLVALCWLCHRGIEVSARAQWILLGVELAVLVLFSVVALVRVFDGTAGPQASVPRLDWLWPGGVGAGTAGSAVLLAVFIYWGWESSLSVNEESADPRHAPGRAAVLSTVLLVLNYLLVTVAALAFAGAGTEGIGLGNEANAEDVLAGLGGAVFGDGTTGKVLGVLLIVSVLTSGAATSQATIMPAARTTLSMASHGALPRVFGRVHPRFRTPSVATWAFGLVSLAVYVLLALLSGNVLSDSVDAVGLTIAIEYTMTALACVWVFRRTLFASLRNFLLRGLLPFTGGVFFLAVLVFALIEYARPDAGETTVFGIGGVAVIGVVSIVLGVPLMFAVHRACRDFFAGRRLPRGVVRRGGDVIEPV encoded by the coding sequence ATGGCGCTCGCTCCCGCCGTTCCCGCGAAAGGGCTGCGCGACGGCGCACTGGGCATGGTGTCGTCGATGGTCATCGGGATGTCGTCGACCGCGCCGGCGTACTCGATCGCGGCCACGCTGGGGCTGATCGTGCTGGCGGGCACCGGGTTCAAGGCGGCGGCGTTCGTCCTGCTGTCGTTCGTGCCCGTGCTGTTCGTGGCCGTCGCCTTCCGCGAGCTGAACACCGCGGAACCCGACTGCGGCACCAACTTCACCTGGGCGGCGCGGGCGTTCGGCCCGCACGCCGGGTGGTTCACCGGCTGGGTCGTCACGGTCGCCCAGCTGCTGGTCATGAGCAGCCAGTCCGCGCTGACCGGCCGGTACACGCTGCTGCTGTTCGGCGCGTCCGGAGCGGCGGGCAACCGGTGGGTGACGACGGCGATCGGCGCCGTCTGGCTAGTGGCGCTGTGCTGGCTGTGCCATCGCGGGATCGAGGTGTCCGCGCGGGCGCAGTGGATCCTGCTCGGGGTGGAGCTCGCCGTGCTCGTGCTCTTCTCGGTCGTCGCGCTGGTCCGCGTCTTCGACGGCACGGCCGGGCCGCAGGCGTCGGTGCCCCGGCTCGACTGGCTATGGCCCGGCGGGGTCGGCGCCGGGACGGCGGGGTCGGCGGTGCTGCTGGCCGTGTTCATCTACTGGGGCTGGGAAAGCTCGCTGTCGGTCAACGAGGAGTCCGCCGACCCGCGCCACGCCCCCGGGCGCGCCGCGGTGCTCTCGACCGTGCTGCTGGTGCTGAACTACCTGCTCGTCACGGTCGCCGCGCTGGCCTTCGCCGGGGCCGGAACCGAGGGAATCGGTTTGGGCAACGAGGCGAACGCCGAAGACGTCCTGGCCGGCTTGGGCGGCGCGGTGTTCGGCGACGGGACGACCGGCAAGGTCCTGGGCGTGCTGCTGATCGTGTCGGTGCTGACCAGCGGCGCGGCCACCAGCCAGGCGACGATCATGCCGGCCGCGCGCACGACGTTGTCGATGGCCAGTCACGGCGCGCTGCCGCGTGTCTTCGGGCGCGTGCACCCGCGGTTCCGGACGCCTTCGGTGGCGACCTGGGCGTTCGGGCTCGTCTCACTGGCGGTGTACGTGCTGCTGGCGCTGCTGAGCGGCAACGTGCTTTCGGACTCGGTCGACGCGGTCGGGCTGACCATCGCCATCGAGTACACGATGACCGCGCTGGCCTGCGTCTGGGTGTTCCGCCGGACGCTGTTCGCGAGCCTGCGCAACTTCCTCCTGCGGGGGCTGCTGCCGTTCACCGGCGGCGTCTTCTTCCTGGCCGTGCTGGTGTTCGCGCTGATCGAGTACGCGCGGCCGGACGCGGGCGAGACGACGGTGTTCGGCATCGGCGGGGTCGCGGTGATCGGCGTGGTGTCGATCGTGCTCGGGGTACCGCTGATGTTCGCCGTGCACCGCGCCTGCCGTGACTTCTTCGCCGGCCGCCGCCTGCCGCGGGGAGTGGTGCGGCGCGGCGGCGACGTCATCGAGCCGGTCTAG
- a CDS encoding Lrp/AsnC family transcriptional regulator encodes MGDETRARALDNTDRSLIALLQQDGRASFTALAKAVGLSEGAVRQRVQRLLRDDLMQIVAVTDPANVDLTRQAMVGISVDGADPRDVADKLSELPNVHYVVLCAGRYDLLAELVCRDDDHMLEVLGEEIRKIPGVSGTELFVYLKLAKQNYSWGRLTA; translated from the coding sequence ATGGGTGACGAAACACGTGCGCGCGCGCTGGACAATACGGACAGATCGTTGATCGCTCTGCTGCAACAAGACGGCAGAGCCTCCTTCACCGCGCTTGCCAAAGCGGTCGGGCTTTCGGAGGGAGCGGTCCGCCAGCGCGTGCAGCGGCTGCTGCGCGACGACCTCATGCAGATCGTCGCGGTGACCGACCCCGCCAACGTCGACCTGACGCGGCAGGCCATGGTCGGGATCAGCGTCGACGGGGCTGATCCCCGGGACGTCGCGGACAAGCTGTCCGAGCTGCCGAACGTGCACTACGTGGTGCTGTGCGCCGGGCGCTACGACCTGCTCGCCGAGCTCGTCTGCCGGGACGACGACCACATGCTCGAGGTACTCGGCGAAGAGATCCGGAAGATCCCGGGCGTGTCCGGGACCGAGCTGTTCGTGTACCTGAAGCTGGCCAAGCAGAACTACTCCTGGGGCCGGCTCACGGCGTAG
- the helR gene encoding RNA polymerase recycling motor ATPase HelR, producing the protein MSNQGYDEELREERAYVAALYERLDRERAAAQARYHGALGQTGLTPGERETDVRCRSREAVRLDFADNGLCFGRLDALSGETSYIGRIGLFDAENDYEPFLLDWRAPAARPFYVATAATPENMRRRRQFHTMGRRVLDFTDEVLGRPGLDDIGGSGGSSPQACLSERGDAALLAAVNAPRGDGMRDIVATIQAEQDEIIRLGHSGVLVVEGGPGTGKTAVALHRVAYLLYTHRERMSRTGVLVVGPSPLFLDHIGRVLPSLGESDVVFLTTGALVPGLRVTAEDSPEVARLKGSLKILDVLNAAVADRQRVPDEPVPVELGDVTVDLDAGLADEARLEACRSGLPHNEARAVFRKHVLALVAERAVAKIGEGWLTREDRGAWADLRDDVLDELREHEELDATLSALWPELTPETLLAPLYMSPRRLEAAGADPTLFRADGSAWTVSDVPLLDELAGLLGRDDSAERAAARRLADEEAEYAAGVMDVMKLDREELDEDVMLVAENLLHAEDLAERFVERDTRDLAERAAADRDWTYGHVVVDEAQELSEMDWRALMLRCPSRSFTIVGDLAQRRSAAGATAWGPVLAPYVGDRWQYRELTVNYRTPAEIMTVAGALLARFAPDVRPPESVRACGVRPWSRRVVDGELPGAVDEFVRDETGREGTSVVIGPPGVPGTIPPAATKGLEFDAVLVVDPARILAAGPRGAAELYVALTRATQRLGVLHRDPLPAALTGLAEAGAPARAGHRRFL; encoded by the coding sequence TTGTCAAACCAGGGGTACGACGAGGAATTGCGGGAAGAACGGGCCTACGTCGCCGCGCTGTACGAGCGGCTCGACCGCGAGCGCGCGGCGGCGCAGGCCCGCTACCACGGCGCACTCGGGCAAACCGGTCTGACGCCCGGGGAACGGGAGACCGACGTCCGGTGCCGGTCGCGGGAGGCGGTCCGGCTGGACTTCGCCGACAACGGGCTTTGTTTCGGCCGGCTGGACGCCCTTTCGGGCGAAACCAGCTACATCGGCCGGATCGGGCTCTTCGACGCGGAAAACGACTACGAACCGTTCCTGCTGGATTGGCGGGCGCCGGCGGCGCGGCCGTTCTACGTCGCCACCGCGGCGACGCCGGAAAACATGCGCCGCCGCCGTCAGTTCCACACGATGGGCCGCCGGGTCCTCGATTTCACCGACGAGGTTCTGGGGCGTCCCGGCTTGGACGACATCGGGGGGTCTGGGGGGTCGTCCCCCCAGGCATGTCTCAGCGAACGCGGGGACGCGGCGCTGCTCGCGGCCGTCAACGCGCCCCGCGGCGACGGCATGCGGGACATCGTCGCGACGATCCAGGCCGAGCAGGACGAGATCATCCGCCTCGGCCACTCGGGCGTGCTGGTGGTCGAGGGCGGGCCCGGTACCGGCAAGACCGCCGTGGCGCTGCACCGGGTGGCGTACCTGCTCTACACCCACCGCGAGCGGATGTCGCGGACCGGCGTGCTCGTGGTCGGGCCGAGCCCGCTGTTCCTCGACCACATCGGCCGCGTGCTGCCGTCGCTCGGCGAGTCGGACGTCGTCTTCCTGACGACCGGCGCCCTCGTGCCCGGGCTGCGCGTCACCGCCGAGGACTCGCCGGAGGTGGCACGGCTCAAGGGCTCGCTGAAGATCCTCGACGTGCTGAACGCGGCGGTCGCCGACCGCCAGCGGGTGCCCGATGAGCCCGTGCCGGTGGAGCTGGGGGACGTCACCGTGGACCTCGACGCCGGCCTGGCGGACGAGGCCCGGCTCGAGGCGTGTCGCTCGGGCCTGCCGCACAACGAGGCACGCGCGGTCTTCCGCAAGCACGTCCTGGCGCTCGTCGCCGAGCGGGCCGTGGCGAAGATCGGCGAGGGCTGGCTGACCAGGGAGGATCGCGGGGCGTGGGCCGATCTCCGCGACGACGTCCTCGACGAGCTGCGTGAGCACGAAGAGCTCGATGCCACGCTCAGCGCGCTGTGGCCGGAGCTGACGCCGGAGACGTTGCTGGCACCGCTGTACATGTCGCCGCGCCGCCTCGAAGCCGCCGGTGCCGACCCGACCCTGTTCCGCGCGGACGGCTCGGCCTGGACGGTGTCGGACGTGCCGTTGCTCGACGAGCTGGCCGGCCTGCTCGGCCGGGACGACTCCGCCGAACGCGCCGCCGCACGACGTCTGGCGGACGAGGAGGCCGAGTACGCAGCCGGCGTCATGGACGTCATGAAGCTGGACCGCGAGGAGCTGGACGAAGACGTCATGCTGGTCGCCGAGAACCTGCTCCACGCCGAGGACCTGGCCGAACGGTTCGTCGAGCGCGACACCCGCGACCTCGCCGAGCGCGCGGCCGCGGACCGCGACTGGACGTACGGGCACGTCGTCGTCGACGAGGCGCAGGAACTGTCCGAAATGGACTGGCGGGCGCTGATGCTGCGGTGCCCGAGCCGCTCCTTCACGATCGTCGGCGACCTCGCCCAGCGCCGCAGTGCCGCGGGGGCGACGGCGTGGGGCCCGGTGCTGGCGCCGTACGTCGGCGACCGCTGGCAGTACCGGGAGCTGACCGTGAACTACCGCACTCCGGCGGAGATCATGACCGTCGCCGGCGCCCTGCTCGCGCGGTTCGCGCCGGACGTGCGGCCGCCGGAATCGGTGCGGGCGTGCGGCGTCCGGCCGTGGTCCAGACGAGTCGTGGACGGCGAACTGCCCGGCGCCGTCGACGAGTTCGTCCGCGACGAGACCGGCCGCGAAGGCACCAGCGTCGTGATCGGCCCGCCTGGCGTGCCAGGCACGATCCCGCCCGCGGCGACGAAGGGCCTGGAATTCGACGCCGTCCTGGTCGTCGACCCGGCCCGGATCCTGGCCGCGGGCCCGCGTGGCGCGGCCGAGCTGTACGTCGCGCTCACCCGCGCCACGCAGCGCCTCGGGGTGCTGCACCGGGATCCGCTCCCGGCGGCGCTGACCGGGCTCGCCGAAGCCGGGGCCCCCGCGCGGGCCGGGCATCGGCGATTCCTGTAG
- a CDS encoding LamG-like jellyroll fold domain-containing protein yields MTDTSRRTFLLGAPAVAAAATLPNVLGAPAAQATGRHRPDTEDPRFTLVVMPDTQYLFDEDRGDAAPLDASLRYVLEEEDDNVVFLAHLGDLTQNGRADEFARISRSFQALDRCRFPYSTLAGNHDIDGSKDDQRGPSPYLDAFGPQRQRNSPTFRGATKDGYNSYHVFRGGGREWLLLALDWRPSAGGLNWAKQVLAQHPTLPAILTIHELVWADDDAQAQFSTFGEHVWKELVEGNDQIFLTLNGHYWPTGRTVRKNAAGHDVHVHIANYQDRYYGGSAMIRLYQFDLARGVIDVRTFSPWLAAQDHLSEMQQVEVERSGTADYFSLEIDFANRFGGFAPVPVPPARPAKQLLVPGTVAYWRFEGGKDGKPVPDGVVVRDQTGRGNDLTRVTAPGSGPDALKYASAFSPRQPSRASLRFDGGRDPSRGAYLRTVDAAPMNRLKFERGYTVEAFFWLPANFKDGHHGWCGLFARQGSGAAAGKTGDDPKESAATLSLSDGGELQWAVYPLNQDRTSTNWGHELPVEKWWHVAVVNDGRRTTVYVDGCPVVRNPATPAVGLADPGGSWLVGASSYDGKVDRSFAGLLGDVRVADRPLNPREFMLG; encoded by the coding sequence GTGACTGACACTTCTCGCCGGACCTTCCTCCTCGGCGCACCGGCCGTCGCCGCCGCGGCGACCCTGCCGAACGTCCTCGGCGCGCCGGCCGCCCAAGCCACTGGCCGGCACCGCCCGGACACCGAAGATCCGCGCTTCACGCTCGTGGTCATGCCGGACACGCAGTACCTGTTCGACGAGGACCGCGGTGACGCGGCCCCGCTGGACGCCTCGCTGCGGTACGTCCTCGAAGAGGAGGACGACAACGTTGTCTTCCTCGCCCACCTCGGCGATCTCACCCAGAACGGCCGCGCGGACGAGTTCGCCCGCATCAGCCGGTCGTTCCAGGCGCTCGACCGCTGCCGCTTCCCCTACAGCACCCTCGCCGGCAACCACGACATCGACGGTTCGAAGGACGACCAGCGCGGTCCGTCGCCGTACCTCGACGCGTTCGGCCCGCAGCGCCAGCGCAACTCCCCGACGTTCCGGGGCGCCACGAAGGACGGCTACAACAGCTACCACGTCTTCCGCGGCGGCGGCCGCGAGTGGCTGCTGCTCGCCCTCGACTGGCGGCCCTCGGCGGGTGGCCTGAACTGGGCGAAGCAGGTCCTCGCGCAGCACCCGACACTGCCCGCGATCCTCACCATCCACGAGCTGGTCTGGGCCGACGACGACGCCCAGGCGCAGTTCTCGACGTTCGGCGAGCACGTCTGGAAGGAACTCGTCGAAGGCAACGACCAGATCTTCCTCACGCTCAACGGCCACTACTGGCCGACCGGGCGCACCGTCCGGAAGAACGCCGCCGGGCACGACGTGCACGTCCACATCGCCAACTACCAGGACCGCTACTACGGCGGCAGCGCGATGATCCGGCTCTACCAGTTCGACCTGGCGCGCGGCGTGATCGACGTCCGGACGTTCTCGCCGTGGCTCGCCGCGCAGGACCACCTGTCCGAAATGCAGCAGGTCGAGGTCGAGCGCAGCGGCACGGCCGACTACTTCAGCCTGGAGATCGACTTCGCCAACCGCTTCGGCGGCTTCGCGCCGGTGCCGGTTCCGCCGGCACGCCCGGCGAAGCAGCTCCTGGTGCCGGGCACGGTCGCCTACTGGCGCTTCGAGGGCGGGAAGGACGGCAAGCCGGTGCCGGACGGCGTCGTCGTGCGCGATCAGACCGGGCGCGGCAACGACCTCACCCGCGTCACCGCGCCCGGGAGCGGGCCCGACGCGCTGAAGTACGCGAGCGCGTTCTCGCCGCGGCAGCCGTCGCGGGCGAGCCTGCGGTTCGACGGCGGCCGCGACCCGAGCCGTGGCGCGTACCTGCGCACCGTCGACGCGGCGCCGATGAACCGCCTGAAGTTCGAGCGCGGGTACACCGTCGAGGCGTTCTTCTGGCTGCCCGCGAACTTCAAGGACGGCCACCACGGCTGGTGCGGGCTGTTCGCCCGGCAGGGCAGCGGCGCGGCCGCCGGCAAGACCGGGGACGACCCGAAGGAATCGGCCGCCACACTGTCCCTTTCGGACGGTGGGGAGCTGCAGTGGGCGGTGTACCCGCTGAACCAGGACCGGACCTCGACGAACTGGGGCCACGAGCTGCCGGTGGAGAAGTGGTGGCACGTCGCCGTGGTCAACGACGGCAGGCGCACGACGGTGTACGTCGACGGCTGCCCGGTGGTCCGCAACCCGGCCACGCCGGCGGTCGGGCTGGCCGATCCGGGCGGGTCGTGGCTGGTCGGTGCCTCGTCCTACGACGGGAAGGTCGACCGCAGTTTCGCGGGGCTGCTGGGTGACGTGCGGGTGGCCGACCGGCCGCTGAACCCGCGTGAATTCATGCTGGGCTGA
- a CDS encoding VOC family protein, with amino-acid sequence MSGPRVFRLIQPVDDIEVAVAFYAAVFGAPGERIAVNRHYFTCGGVVLACVEAPLEHREPRPRKDPRIVYLAVDDVEETFERVRAARPRWLDDAIETQFWGERSFYADDPFGNPLCFVQEDTLYLGGPVG; translated from the coding sequence ATGAGCGGCCCGCGGGTGTTCCGGCTGATCCAGCCCGTCGACGACATCGAAGTCGCCGTCGCGTTCTACGCCGCCGTCTTCGGCGCCCCCGGCGAGCGGATCGCGGTGAACCGGCACTACTTCACCTGCGGCGGGGTGGTGCTCGCCTGCGTCGAAGCCCCGCTCGAACACCGCGAGCCGCGGCCGCGGAAGGACCCGCGGATCGTCTACCTCGCGGTCGACGACGTCGAGGAGACGTTCGAGCGGGTGCGCGCCGCCCGGCCGCGCTGGCTCGACGACGCCATCGAGACCCAGTTCTGGGGCGAACGCTCCTTCTACGCGGACGACCCGTTCGGCAACCCGCTGTGCTTCGTCCAGGAGGACACGCTCTACTTGGGCGGGCCCGTCGGCTGA
- a CDS encoding DUF6328 family protein has product MPEHTGETRNEQLTRNIGELLQELRVAQAGVQILFGFLLSVVFTDRFHDASGFEKSLHLSAVALAVAATALLTAPAAWHRLLFRTGSRERILTVGNRLVLVGLVCLALAITSTVALIAKVVYGGIAMVVLGVLCVLLFGILWFVMPMRLHPDDGTQPTGPPK; this is encoded by the coding sequence GTGCCCGAACACACCGGCGAAACCCGTAACGAGCAGCTCACCCGCAACATCGGCGAGCTGCTGCAAGAGCTGCGTGTCGCCCAGGCGGGGGTGCAGATCCTCTTCGGTTTCCTGCTGTCCGTCGTGTTCACCGACCGGTTCCACGACGCCAGCGGGTTCGAGAAGTCGCTGCACCTGTCCGCGGTGGCGCTCGCGGTGGCGGCCACGGCGCTGCTGACCGCGCCCGCGGCGTGGCACCGGCTGCTGTTCCGCACGGGCAGCCGGGAGCGGATCCTGACCGTCGGCAACCGGCTAGTGCTGGTCGGGCTGGTCTGCCTGGCCCTGGCGATCACGTCGACGGTCGCGCTGATCGCCAAGGTGGTCTACGGCGGGATCGCCATGGTCGTCCTAGGCGTGCTGTGCGTGCTGCTCTTCGGGATCCTCTGGTTCGTCATGCCGATGCGGCTGCACCCGGACGACGGCACTCAGCCGACGGGCCCGCCCAAGTAG
- a CDS encoding DUF2339 domain-containing protein, with protein sequence MTTEADVLLRLAGEIDDLGRRLALVGSELRTVRDGPADQPQPAEQAKPEVRPEPEPQPQPRPEPQPQPRPMRPESIPLPQYQWQPPPPQYVPPPRQYYVPPPAPYLPVPRETLGAKLGKEGAGSRVLAWVGGAVTLLGVVLLLVLAVQRGWLGPLPRVLVGAGFGLALTGTGVWLHRKPAGRTGAFALAATGIATLYLDVVAATTLYEFLPVLAGLAGGLAVAAVGLLVAVRWESSLLASAVVAGCVVCAPMIVRGFTPELVTFLLMVQLATTPVQLRRDWSSLTLAAGVPPLFASVISTAVLGGGGSWANTAAAGGAGVAGVTLALIVLRRRENDPAALSLLATAVVPTLVAALLLPKAQAVPITAGAGAVLLAVWAARRWWPGLAGHLAGLAGALAILQATVTQFDGPARAGVLLGEALLLVVAGVAGRNRVALAAAFGFASVGGLIGVFFDVTPVLLVVPRARPVAELTGALAVAALILAVSVALPWAAARLEVFRGPADDLPVWLLAGVAALYGAAGVVLCGSLLAVPDRPGFLLGHALITVSWTIAALVLLLRGIDVVGLRVTGLVLVGAAVLKLVLFDLSALDGLARVGAFLGAGLVLLAAGARYARRVASR encoded by the coding sequence ATGACCACCGAAGCAGATGTGCTCCTCCGGCTCGCCGGCGAGATCGACGACCTGGGGCGTCGTCTCGCCCTGGTGGGTTCCGAACTGCGGACCGTCCGGGACGGGCCGGCCGACCAGCCGCAGCCGGCTGAACAGGCGAAACCGGAAGTGCGGCCGGAGCCGGAACCGCAGCCCCAGCCTCGGCCGGAACCGCAGCCGCAGCCTCGGCCGATGCGGCCCGAGTCGATCCCCTTGCCGCAGTACCAGTGGCAGCCGCCGCCCCCGCAGTACGTTCCGCCGCCCCGGCAGTACTACGTCCCGCCGCCGGCGCCCTACCTGCCCGTTCCGCGGGAGACGCTGGGCGCGAAGCTCGGCAAGGAGGGCGCCGGGAGCCGCGTGCTCGCCTGGGTCGGCGGTGCCGTCACGCTGCTCGGCGTCGTCCTGCTGCTCGTGCTGGCCGTCCAGCGGGGCTGGCTGGGGCCGCTGCCGCGGGTGCTCGTCGGGGCCGGGTTCGGCCTGGCGCTGACCGGCACCGGCGTGTGGCTGCACCGCAAGCCCGCCGGCCGCACCGGGGCCTTCGCGCTGGCCGCCACCGGGATCGCGACGCTCTACCTCGACGTCGTCGCCGCGACCACGCTGTACGAGTTCCTGCCGGTGCTCGCCGGGCTCGCCGGCGGGCTGGCCGTCGCCGCCGTCGGGCTGCTCGTGGCTGTGCGCTGGGAGTCGTCGCTGCTGGCCTCCGCCGTCGTCGCCGGCTGCGTCGTGTGCGCGCCGATGATCGTCCGCGGGTTCACCCCCGAACTGGTCACCTTCCTGCTGATGGTCCAGCTCGCGACGACGCCGGTGCAGCTGCGCCGCGACTGGTCGTCGTTGACGCTCGCCGCCGGCGTCCCGCCGCTGTTCGCCTCCGTGATCAGCACGGCGGTGCTGGGCGGGGGTGGCAGCTGGGCCAACACCGCCGCGGCCGGGGGTGCCGGGGTCGCCGGCGTCACACTCGCCCTGATCGTGCTGCGCCGCCGCGAGAACGACCCCGCCGCGCTCTCGCTGCTGGCGACGGCGGTCGTCCCGACGCTGGTCGCCGCGCTGCTGCTGCCGAAGGCCCAGGCGGTGCCGATCACGGCCGGGGCGGGGGCCGTCCTGCTCGCCGTCTGGGCGGCACGTCGCTGGTGGCCGGGGCTCGCCGGGCACCTGGCCGGGCTGGCCGGGGCGCTGGCGATCCTGCAGGCGACGGTCACGCAGTTCGACGGCCCGGCCCGCGCCGGGGTGCTGCTCGGCGAGGCGCTGCTGCTGGTCGTGGCCGGGGTGGCCGGCCGCAACCGGGTCGCGCTGGCCGCCGCGTTCGGGTTCGCGTCCGTCGGTGGGCTGATCGGCGTGTTCTTCGACGTCACGCCGGTACTGCTGGTCGTCCCGCGTGCCCGGCCGGTCGCCGAGCTGACCGGCGCGCTCGCGGTCGCCGCGCTCATCCTCGCCGTGTCGGTCGCGCTGCCGTGGGCGGCGGCCCGTCTCGAGGTCTTCCGCGGACCGGCCGACGACCTGCCGGTGTGGCTCCTCGCCGGCGTTGCGGCGCTGTACGGCGCCGCCGGGGTGGTGCTGTGCGGGTCGCTGCTGGCGGTGCCGGACCGGCCGGGGTTCCTCCTCGGCCACGCGCTGATCACCGTGTCCTGGACGATCGCGGCACTCGTGCTGCTGCTGCGCGGGATCGACGTCGTCGGGCTGCGGGTGACCGGGCTGGTGCTGGTCGGCGCGGCGGTCCTCAAGCTGGTGCTGTTCGACCTGTCGGCGCTCGACGGCCTGGCCAGGGTCGGCGCGTTCCTCGGCGCGGGGCTGGTGCTGCTGGCGGCCGGGGCGCGGTACGCCCGGCGGGTCGCGTCGCGCTGA